Genomic window (Candidatus Eisenbacteria bacterium):
GCGGGGAAGTCGAAAACCGGAACGGTCACCCTCTCCGCCTATCACGAGGGCGGCAACATCGTCATCGAGATCCGGGACGACGGCAAGGGCCTGGACCGCGAGAGAATCCTGGCCAAGGCGATCAAGAACGGCCTGGTGAGCGAGTCGGACCAACTCTCCGATAGCGAGATTCTGAACTTGATCTGGGCGCCCGGTTTCTCGACCGCCGAGAAGGTGACCGAGGTGTCCGGCCGCGGCGTCGGCATGGACGTGGTGAGGAGAAACATCGAATCCATGCGGGGGCGCGTCACGACCCAATCCGTTCCGGGGCAGGGCACGACTTTCAAGATCATGCTCCCCCTTACGCTGGCGATCATCGACGGCATGCTGGTCGCCTGCGGCGAGGAACGGTACATCATTCCCACGCTTTCCATCGTCGAGTCGGTCAAACCGGCCCCGTCCATGCTCAACTCCATCACCGGCAAGCACGAGATGATCAACCTGCGCGGAGAGATCCTGCCTCTTCTGCGCGTGGATCGTCTCTTCAATCTCGACGGGGCCGTACAGGACCTGAACGAAGGCTTGGTGGTGGTGGTCGAGAGCGTGGGGCGCAAGGTGGGGCTTTTCATCGACGACGTGCTTACGCAGCAGCAGGTGGTGATCAAGAGTCTGGGTAACGGATTGGGGCGCACGCCCTACGTGTCCGGTGCCGCGATTCTATCGGACGGAGTGGTGGGTCTCATCGTCAACGTGGAAGAGATCTGCGGGCTCCTGGACAGGAAATCAATGCGTGCGCCGTCCGGCGACCGGGAACGGGAAGCGGCGGCGGTTTAATTCCCTTGATGGGGAAAAGGAGGAACGAGGATGGACGAAGCGACGGCTGCGATCCAGGAGAGCGCTTCCGCTCAGGGTACGGTGGAGATCGACGTCGGCGCTCAGCTGGCCGGCAAGTACATGACTTTCAAGCTGGCCGCCGAGGAGTACGGGCTCGAGATTCTCAAGGTGCGCGAGATCATCGGCCTGATGGACATCACCGAGGTGCCTCGCACGGCGGACTTCATCCGCGGCGTGATCAACCTGCGCGGCAAAGTGATTCCGGTGGTGGATCTGCGCCTCAAGTTCGGCATGCCGAAGGCGGAGGCCACGGATCAGACGGTGATCATCGTGGTGCAGTACTCCTCCCGCGGCCAGGACGTGACCATGGGCATCCTGGTGGACGAGGTGATGGAGGTCATGGACATTCCGGCGGAACAGATCGACCCGCCGCCGAGCTTCGGGAGCAACGCCACGGACACCGAGTTCATCCTCGGCGTCGGCAAGGCGGAGAAGCGGGTGATCTTCCTGCTCGAGATCGGCAAGGTGCTGAGCACGGACGAGGTGACCGACCTGGTCGCCAATGCCGGCGCTTCGGCTTAGGTGAAAGGGGCGGA
Coding sequences:
- a CDS encoding purine-binding chemotaxis protein CheW, translating into MDEATAAIQESASAQGTVEIDVGAQLAGKYMTFKLAAEEYGLEILKVREIIGLMDITEVPRTADFIRGVINLRGKVIPVVDLRLKFGMPKAEATDQTVIIVVQYSSRGQDVTMGILVDEVMEVMDIPAEQIDPPPSFGSNATDTEFILGVGKAEKRVIFLLEIGKVLSTDEVTDLVANAGASA